In a genomic window of bacterium:
- a CDS encoding 4Fe-4S dicluster domain-containing protein, with protein MISVIEKSDISILLERLSRKYSVINYKKDEIALSAKGHFFAPRENLFSFVFKQKKLSIPPKSKRKLLLFGLDLIDLGALDQLDEIMTRPKEDYFYLKQRENSVIVGLSEYSITVPVTVGDLILEKINENQYKAIPLTKIGREIVKNKLFKIEKNPKILNYPEEKKGLRELVKDSELLAEAVSWSWLKKHPIWDELEKNCLGCGICTYVCPICHCFSVEDEIKLDGSECSRCRSWDACTLNNFAKIAGGKNFRPNLKYRYYNWFYHKFVRAYKEYGKSQCVGCGRCQKYCPARIDIEKVLLEIIKDYQNEKSLSA; from the coding sequence ATGATTTCAGTTATAGAAAAATCCGACATCTCCATATTATTAGAGCGTCTTTCAAGGAAATATTCCGTTATTAATTACAAGAAAGACGAAATTGCTTTGTCGGCTAAAGGCCATTTTTTTGCGCCGCGGGAAAATTTATTTTCTTTTGTCTTCAAACAAAAAAAATTATCGATTCCGCCGAAATCAAAAAGAAAACTTCTGCTTTTCGGTTTGGATTTGATTGACCTTGGAGCCCTTGACCAGCTTGACGAGATAATGACCAGACCCAAAGAAGATTATTTTTATCTTAAGCAAAGGGAAAATTCGGTTATCGTCGGACTGTCAGAATATTCAATCACCGTTCCCGTGACCGTTGGCGATTTAATTTTGGAAAAGATAAACGAAAATCAGTACAAGGCGATTCCGCTGACAAAAATCGGGAGGGAAATCGTTAAAAATAAGCTTTTTAAAATAGAAAAAAATCCTAAAATTTTAAATTATCCGGAAGAAAAAAAGGGATTAAGAGAATTAGTGAAAGATTCGGAATTATTAGCTGAAGCGGTTTCCTGGTCTTGGCTTAAAAAACATCCCATTTGGGATGAGCTGGAAAAAAATTGTCTCGGTTGCGGCATCTGCACTTATGTTTGCCCGATTTGCCATTGTTTTTCGGTGGAAGACGAAATTAAGCTTGACGGTTCGGAATGCAGCCGTTGTCGCTCGTGGGACGCCTGCACTTTAAATAATTTTGCCAAGATAGCCGGCGGCAAAAATTTCCGGCCTAATTTGAAATACAGATATTACAACTGGTTTTATCATAAATTTGTTCGCGCCTACAAAGAATACGGCAAATCCCAGTGCGTCGGTTGTGGCCGTTGCCAAAAATATTGTCCGGCCCGCATAGACATTGAAAAAGTTTTATTGGAAATTATTAAAGATTACCAAAATGAAAAATCTCTATCAGCCTGA
- a CDS encoding SDR family NAD(P)-dependent oxidoreductase, producing the protein NLIKKAVEKFGKLDILVNNAGIFPFTPFLKMTEADWDKVLNVNLKSVFMCSQAAAEIMKDGGKIISISSIAAFVGFEGLTHYCASKGGVSAFTRALALELASKKINVNAIAPGAIDTPGAASNDEAKKQTIVVIPWQRMGLPEDIANAVVFLASDRADYITGQTIVVDGGYTLR; encoded by the coding sequence AATTTGATAAAAAAAGCCGTTGAGAAATTCGGGAAACTGGATATTTTAGTCAATAATGCCGGAATTTTCCCTTTCACGCCTTTTTTGAAAATGACGGAGGCCGATTGGGATAAGGTTTTAAACGTTAATTTAAAAAGCGTTTTTATGTGTTCCCAAGCGGCGGCTGAAATTATGAAAGACGGCGGGAAAATAATCAGCATATCGTCTATTGCCGCTTTTGTAGGATTTGAAGGACTGACGCATTATTGCGCTTCCAAGGGAGGCGTTAGCGCTTTCACCAGGGCTTTGGCTTTGGAATTGGCTTCCAAGAAAATAAACGTGAACGCAATCGCTCCCGGCGCCATTGATACTCCCGGAGCGGCTTCTAATGATGAGGCTAAAAAACAGACGATTGTCGTTATTCCTTGGCAAAGGATGGGCTTGCCCGAAGACATTGCTAACGCCGTTGTTTTTTTGGCCTCCGACAGAGCGGATTACATAACCGGACAAACCATTGTTGTCGATGGCGGATACACTCTAAGATAA